One segment of Curtobacterium poinsettiae DNA contains the following:
- a CDS encoding glycerol dehydrogenase encodes MATPISTVMSPARYVQGKDAITRVGEFIAPIGKRPLIVADDVVWGIVETAVSESFRSADLAVERVGFGRFATPEAVDELVEQIRAKDADVIVGLGGGSAIDAAKAAGHLAGIRWASVPTAASTDAPTSALAVIYTAEGEFIEYRFFPHNPDLVLIDTRLVANAPVRFLVAGIGDALATWVEARAAKRANADTMAGGLQTQTGVALAELSWKLLHENALQAIEAVKARVVTPALEKVVEANTLLSGLGFESGGLAAAHAIHNGLTAAPQAHGLAHGQKVNIGTIAQLVLEGAPAEEIEDFVVFTTKVGLPNTLTEIGLTVDDRDVLRAVAEAATVAGETIHNMPFPVTPELVVDALVAIEGIARSVRAEHGLPEPVLYEHH; translated from the coding sequence ATGGCCACTCCCATCAGCACCGTGATGAGCCCCGCCCGCTACGTCCAGGGCAAGGACGCGATCACCCGCGTCGGCGAGTTCATCGCCCCGATCGGCAAGCGGCCCCTGATCGTCGCCGACGACGTGGTCTGGGGCATCGTCGAGACCGCCGTCTCCGAGAGCTTCCGGTCCGCCGACCTGGCCGTGGAGCGTGTCGGGTTCGGCCGCTTCGCCACCCCCGAAGCCGTCGACGAACTCGTCGAACAGATCCGCGCGAAGGACGCCGACGTCATCGTGGGGCTCGGCGGTGGCTCCGCGATCGACGCCGCGAAGGCCGCGGGACACCTGGCCGGCATCCGGTGGGCCAGCGTGCCGACTGCCGCGTCCACGGACGCCCCGACCTCGGCGCTCGCCGTGATCTACACCGCCGAGGGTGAGTTCATCGAGTACCGCTTCTTCCCGCACAACCCGGACCTCGTGCTCATCGACACCAGGCTCGTCGCCAACGCGCCGGTGCGGTTCCTGGTCGCGGGCATCGGCGACGCGCTGGCGACCTGGGTCGAGGCCCGTGCCGCGAAGCGCGCCAACGCCGACACCATGGCCGGCGGCCTGCAGACCCAGACCGGTGTCGCGCTCGCCGAGCTGTCGTGGAAGCTCCTGCACGAGAACGCCCTGCAGGCCATCGAGGCAGTCAAGGCCCGGGTCGTCACCCCGGCGCTCGAGAAGGTCGTCGAGGCGAACACGCTGCTGTCGGGCCTGGGCTTCGAGTCCGGTGGGCTCGCCGCCGCCCACGCGATCCACAACGGGCTGACCGCGGCTCCGCAGGCGCACGGCCTGGCGCACGGGCAGAAGGTGAACATCGGGACGATCGCGCAGCTGGTGCTCGAGGGTGCCCCGGCCGAGGAGATCGAGGACTTCGTCGTCTTCACCACGAAGGTCGGCCTGCCGAACACCCTCACCGAGATCGGCCTGACGGTGGACGACCGGGACGTGCTGCGCGCCGTGGCCGAGGCCGCGACGGTGGCGGGCGAGACCATCCACAACATGCCGTTCCCGGTGACGCCCGAGCTCGTGGTCGATGCCCTGGTCGCGATCGAGGGCATCGCACGCAGCGTCCGCGCCGAGCACGGTCTGCCGGAGCCCGTGCTGTACGAGCACCACTGA
- a CDS encoding neutral zinc metallopeptidase: protein MTFNDDSQLRGGKVKRRGRTTAIGGGAVGVGAIVVFLIAQFTGFDLSGIVGSGNGLTTIQQGGESVDAAPECRTGRDANLRVECRMEGAAESLDAYWTSEARSLGISYTSPEFFLFQDSTDTSCGQASAATGPFYCPPDRAIFLDTAFYDDLQSQYGSSGGPLAQMYVVAHEWGHHVQQLQGSFANTDRSGAGASSGSVRVELQADCYAGAWVGDAATTEDANGETFFEPITRSQITDALSAASAVGDDSIQERATGRVDPDSFTHGSSEQRQRWFLRGYQQGATSCDTLSIPGSAL from the coding sequence ATGACGTTCAACGACGACTCGCAACTCCGGGGCGGCAAGGTCAAGCGGCGGGGTCGCACCACCGCGATCGGCGGAGGTGCCGTGGGCGTCGGCGCCATCGTGGTGTTCCTGATCGCGCAGTTCACCGGCTTCGACCTGAGCGGGATCGTCGGTAGCGGCAACGGCCTGACGACGATCCAGCAGGGCGGAGAGTCGGTCGACGCCGCCCCCGAGTGCCGGACCGGCCGCGACGCCAACCTGCGCGTCGAGTGCCGGATGGAGGGCGCGGCCGAGTCCCTCGACGCCTACTGGACCTCCGAGGCGCGGTCGCTCGGCATCTCGTACACGTCACCGGAGTTCTTCCTGTTCCAGGACTCCACCGACACCTCGTGTGGGCAGGCCTCGGCCGCGACCGGCCCGTTCTACTGCCCGCCGGACCGTGCGATCTTCCTGGACACCGCGTTCTACGACGACCTGCAGTCGCAGTACGGCTCGTCCGGCGGTCCGCTCGCGCAGATGTACGTCGTCGCACACGAGTGGGGCCACCACGTGCAGCAGTTGCAGGGGTCGTTCGCGAACACCGACCGCTCCGGCGCGGGTGCCTCGTCGGGCAGTGTCCGCGTCGAGCTGCAGGCGGACTGCTACGCCGGGGCCTGGGTCGGCGACGCCGCGACCACCGAGGACGCGAACGGCGAGACCTTCTTCGAACCGATCACCCGCTCGCAGATCACCGACGCCCTGTCCGCGGCGAGCGCCGTGGGCGACGACAGCATCCAGGAGCGTGCGACCGGCCGCGTCGACCCGGACTCGTTCACGCACGGGTCGAGCGAGCAGCGACAGCGCTGGTTCCTGCGGGGCTACCAGCAGGGCGCGACGAGCTGCGACACCCTGAGCATCCCGGGTTCTGCCCTCTAG
- a CDS encoding DsbA family protein — protein MNNRPEGAARAARNERREAARQRAQRARTQQKRRQRGVRLGLQIGLGVVLLAAATIVTLVLVDSVKPAGPGPSTMSQGGITIGQGLEPVTAAASGSASASPSSAATDGAGTVRITLYVDYLCPGCGQFEQANGDYIEDLVDSGAATVDIHPVAILSNRSQGTKYSLRAANAAACVAEHSPNQFYAVNQALFAKQPEEGTPGLTDAELTDVVTGVQGLQERSAVRSCIADQDYAKWVDEQTTAVSDGTIPGSTLKEFPGTPLVLVNGQRYELTSPVTNDDFRTFVVTAAGATDATPTPTPSASPSPTPTKR, from the coding sequence ATGAACAACCGCCCCGAGGGTGCCGCCCGCGCCGCGCGGAACGAGCGCCGTGAAGCCGCCCGCCAGCGAGCCCAGCGTGCCCGGACCCAGCAGAAGCGACGCCAGCGTGGTGTCCGGCTCGGCCTGCAGATCGGGCTCGGGGTCGTGCTCCTCGCCGCCGCGACGATCGTCACGCTCGTGCTGGTCGACTCCGTGAAGCCCGCCGGCCCCGGCCCGTCGACCATGTCGCAGGGCGGCATCACCATCGGGCAGGGCCTGGAGCCGGTGACGGCAGCCGCGTCCGGATCGGCCTCCGCGTCGCCGAGCAGCGCCGCGACCGACGGCGCCGGCACCGTCCGGATCACCCTGTACGTCGACTACCTCTGCCCGGGCTGCGGTCAGTTCGAGCAGGCGAACGGCGACTACATCGAGGACCTGGTCGACTCCGGTGCAGCCACGGTCGACATCCACCCGGTCGCGATCCTGTCGAACCGCTCGCAGGGTACGAAGTACTCCCTCCGCGCCGCGAACGCCGCCGCCTGCGTGGCCGAGCACTCCCCGAACCAGTTCTACGCGGTGAACCAGGCGCTCTTCGCGAAGCAGCCGGAGGAGGGCACCCCGGGCCTGACGGACGCCGAGCTCACCGACGTCGTCACGGGCGTGCAGGGGCTGCAGGAACGCAGCGCCGTCCGGAGCTGCATCGCCGACCAGGACTACGCCAAGTGGGTGGACGAGCAGACGACGGCGGTGTCCGACGGCACGATCCCCGGGTCGACGCTCAAGGAGTTCCCCGGCACGCCGCTCGTGCTCGTGAACGGGCAGCGCTACGAGCTGACCTCCCCGGTCACGAACGACGACTTCCGCACCTTCGTGGTGACGGCCGCCGGGGCCACCGACGCCACCCCGACGCCCACGCCGAGCGCGTCCCCGTCGCCCACACCGACCAAGCGCTGA
- a CDS encoding ABC transporter ATP-binding protein, translating to MASVTYDKATRLYPGGSRPAVDSLDLDVADGEFLVLVGPSGCGKSTSLRMLAGLEEVNSGQIRIGDRDVTDVPPKDRDIAMVFQNYALYPHMTVAENMGFALKIAGVGKEERATRVQEAAKLLDLEDYLGRKPKALSGGQRQRVAMGRAIVRQPQVFLMDEPLSNLDAKLRVQTRTQIASLQRRLGVTTVYVTHDQTEALTMGDRIAVLKDGILQQVGTPRDLYEKPNNVFVAGFIGSPAMNLLPADVIEGGIKFGTLNHAIDRDTLSNARAAQITVGIRPEDVIVSQSGEGLPVTVDVVEELGADGYLYGHADVNGQRADIVARVDGRAHPSIGDTIVVTPKQGHVHAFDTESGDRLDDKAVVSA from the coding sequence ATGGCGTCCGTCACCTATGACAAGGCAACCCGTCTCTACCCCGGAGGCAGCCGTCCCGCGGTCGACTCCCTCGACCTGGACGTCGCCGACGGCGAGTTCCTCGTCCTCGTCGGCCCCTCGGGCTGCGGCAAGTCCACCTCGCTCCGCATGCTGGCCGGCCTCGAAGAGGTCAACTCCGGTCAGATCCGCATCGGCGACCGCGACGTCACGGACGTCCCGCCGAAGGACCGCGACATCGCGATGGTGTTCCAGAACTACGCGCTGTACCCGCACATGACCGTCGCCGAGAACATGGGCTTCGCGCTCAAGATCGCCGGTGTCGGCAAGGAAGAGCGCGCCACCCGCGTGCAGGAGGCCGCCAAGCTCCTGGACCTCGAGGACTACCTCGGCCGCAAGCCGAAGGCGCTCTCCGGTGGTCAGCGTCAGCGCGTCGCGATGGGCCGTGCGATCGTCCGTCAGCCGCAGGTGTTCCTCATGGACGAGCCGCTGTCGAACCTCGACGCCAAGCTCCGCGTCCAGACCCGTACGCAGATCGCGTCGCTGCAGCGTCGCCTCGGCGTCACCACGGTCTACGTCACGCACGACCAGACCGAGGCCCTCACCATGGGTGACCGCATCGCGGTGCTCAAGGACGGCATCCTGCAGCAGGTCGGCACGCCGCGCGACCTGTACGAGAAGCCGAACAACGTGTTCGTCGCCGGCTTCATCGGTTCGCCGGCCATGAACCTGCTGCCCGCCGACGTCATCGAGGGCGGCATCAAGTTCGGCACGCTCAACCACGCGATCGACCGCGACACCCTGTCGAACGCCCGTGCCGCACAGATCACGGTCGGCATCCGCCCCGAGGACGTCATCGTGTCGCAGTCCGGCGAGGGCCTGCCCGTCACGGTCGACGTCGTCGAGGAGCTCGGCGCCGACGGCTACCTCTACGGTCACGCCGACGTGAACGGCCAGCGCGCCGACATCGTCGCCCGTGTCGACGGCCGTGCGCACCCGTCGATCGGTGACACGATCGTCGTCACGCCGAAGCAGGGCCACGTCCACGCCTTCGACACCGAGTCGGGCGACCGCCTCGACGACAAGGCCGTCGTCAGCGCGTAA
- a CDS encoding DUF4032 domain-containing protein, producing MPDSMSITAATVDPGLLDLPWDLPLADWPDDTIVALPKGISRHLVRFVHLSGYVAAVKETGEEVARSEYEMLRTLQRMDVPCVDPVAVITNRVDADGEPLHPVLVTRHLRFSLPYRALYSQTLRPETATRLVDALALLLVRLHVIGFYWGDVSLSNTLFRRDAGAFAAYLVDAETGKLYPGGLSNGQRENDLEVARVNIAGELLDLEAGGRLDENADPVDVSNRIVAQYRTLWTELTGTEQFDIKERWRINDRVERLNGLGFDIEELSIHTTEGGSQVRIQPKVVDAGHHQRRLLRLTGLDAGENQARRLLNDLDSYRARNGRDELDEEMVAHEWVSRVFEPVVRSIPRDLRGRLEPAEVFHELLEHRWFMSQQEERSVSLPEATTAYINDVLRHRRDERLLINPPTSSITVPIPVLDDDVSDESDDVDDWRATV from the coding sequence GTGCCCGACTCGATGTCCATCACCGCCGCCACCGTCGACCCCGGCCTGCTCGACCTGCCGTGGGACCTGCCGCTCGCCGACTGGCCCGACGACACGATCGTCGCGCTGCCGAAGGGCATCTCGCGGCACCTCGTGCGGTTCGTGCACCTGAGCGGGTACGTCGCCGCGGTGAAGGAGACCGGCGAAGAGGTCGCCCGGTCCGAGTACGAGATGCTCCGGACCCTGCAGCGCATGGACGTGCCGTGCGTGGACCCGGTCGCGGTCATCACGAACCGCGTCGACGCCGACGGTGAACCACTGCACCCCGTGCTCGTGACCCGCCACCTGCGGTTCTCCCTGCCCTACCGCGCGCTCTACTCGCAGACGTTGCGCCCCGAGACCGCCACCCGTCTGGTCGACGCCCTCGCGCTGCTGCTCGTCCGCCTGCACGTCATCGGGTTCTACTGGGGCGACGTGTCGCTGTCGAACACGCTGTTCCGTCGCGATGCCGGAGCCTTCGCCGCGTACCTGGTCGACGCCGAGACCGGCAAGCTCTACCCCGGCGGGCTGTCGAACGGCCAGCGCGAGAACGACCTCGAGGTCGCCCGCGTGAACATCGCCGGCGAGCTGCTCGACCTCGAGGCCGGCGGCCGGCTCGACGAGAACGCCGACCCCGTCGACGTCTCGAACCGCATCGTGGCCCAGTACCGGACGCTCTGGACCGAGCTCACCGGCACCGAGCAGTTCGACATCAAGGAACGCTGGCGCATCAACGACCGCGTCGAGCGCCTGAACGGGCTCGGCTTCGACATCGAGGAGCTCTCGATCCACACGACCGAGGGCGGCTCGCAGGTCCGGATCCAGCCGAAGGTCGTCGACGCCGGGCACCACCAGCGCCGACTGCTGCGGCTCACCGGGCTCGACGCCGGCGAGAACCAGGCCCGGCGCCTGCTCAACGACCTCGACTCGTACCGCGCCCGGAACGGCCGTGACGAACTCGACGAGGAGATGGTGGCGCACGAGTGGGTCTCACGGGTCTTCGAGCCCGTCGTCCGCTCGATCCCCCGTGACCTGCGCGGCCGGCTCGAACCCGCCGAGGTGTTCCACGAGCTGCTCGAGCACCGCTGGTTCATGTCCCAGCAAGAGGAGCGCTCCGTCTCACTGCCCGAGGCCACGACCGCCTACATCAACGACGTGCTCCGACACCGTCGTGACGAGCGCCTGCTCATCAACCCGCCGACCTCGTCGATCACCGTGCCGATCCCGGTGCTGGACGACGACGTGTCCGACGAGTCCGACGACGTCGACGACTGGCGCGCCACGGTCTGA
- the rlmB gene encoding 23S rRNA (guanosine(2251)-2'-O)-methyltransferase RlmB produces the protein MKNVSGSKKGRPGAVRSGRKGNKQVGSGGQGAQALEGRKPTPKAEDRPYHPAGKRKAAKDRFEAAKGRHGSSSTPQGRTGRPPARKTDDSELVTGRNSVLEALRTKTPSSTLYIASRIEVDDRVKEILALANHRGVPIIELMRPELDRITGHDSVHQGVALKVPAYQYAVAEDIVEQAFSRDQVPLLVALDGITDPRNLGAIIRSTAAFGGHGVIVPQRRSVGVTASAWKTSAGAAARTPVAMAPNLTQTLKSLKSMGLFVLGLDGDGDVELDGLELADRPIVIVVGSEGKGLSRLVTETCDAIVSIPISSATESLNAGIAASVTLWEVARRRRTA, from the coding sequence ATGAAGAACGTCTCGGGAAGCAAGAAGGGTCGGCCCGGCGCCGTCCGTTCCGGTCGGAAGGGCAACAAGCAGGTCGGCTCCGGCGGCCAGGGCGCACAGGCCCTCGAGGGTCGCAAGCCGACCCCGAAGGCCGAGGACCGTCCGTACCACCCCGCCGGCAAGCGCAAGGCCGCGAAGGACCGCTTCGAAGCGGCCAAGGGCCGTCACGGTTCCTCGAGCACCCCGCAGGGCCGCACGGGCCGTCCGCCGGCACGCAAGACCGACGACTCCGAGCTGGTGACCGGGCGCAACTCGGTGCTCGAGGCGCTCCGCACGAAGACCCCCTCGTCGACGCTCTACATCGCGTCCCGCATCGAGGTCGACGACCGCGTCAAGGAGATCCTGGCGCTCGCGAACCACCGCGGCGTGCCGATCATCGAGCTCATGCGTCCCGAGCTCGACCGCATCACCGGCCACGACAGCGTGCACCAGGGTGTCGCGCTCAAGGTGCCCGCGTACCAGTACGCCGTCGCCGAGGACATCGTCGAGCAGGCGTTCTCGCGTGACCAGGTGCCGCTGCTCGTCGCGCTCGACGGCATCACCGATCCGCGCAACCTCGGTGCGATCATCCGCTCGACCGCGGCCTTCGGCGGACACGGCGTCATCGTGCCGCAGCGACGTTCGGTCGGCGTGACGGCGTCGGCGTGGAAGACTTCGGCAGGTGCCGCGGCACGCACGCCCGTCGCGATGGCCCCGAACCTCACGCAGACCCTGAAGTCGCTCAAGTCGATGGGCCTGTTCGTCCTCGGCCTGGACGGCGACGGCGACGTCGAGCTCGACGGCCTCGAGCTCGCCGACCGGCCGATCGTGATCGTCGTCGGTTCCGAGGGCAAGGGCCTGTCGCGCCTGGTCACCGAGACCTGTGACGCCATCGTGTCGATCCCGATCTCGAGCGCCACCGAGTCCTTGAACGCCGGCATCGCCGCGAGCGTCACCCTGTGGGAGGTCGCGCGGCGCCGTCGCACCGCGTAG
- the cysS gene encoding cysteine--tRNA ligase — protein sequence MTVRLYDSRAAAVVDLVPLVDGHVSVYVCGPTVQSSPHIGHLRSALVYDIWRRWLTHRGYRVTLVRNVTDIDDKVLDLAAGTDEEWFARAYRVELEFTAAYNALGILPPTYEPRATASVPQMHEIIQRLIDRGHAYAADDGSGDVYFDTGSWADYGALTRQRREDMVEAADADPRGKRDARDFALWKGAKPGEPSTANWDSPWGAGRPGWHIECSAMSRRYLGPAFDIHGGGLDLRFPHHENELAQSTAAGDPFASYWLHNGLVTVEGQKMSKSLGNSIFAADFLGSARPAVVRYFLGAAHYRSSIDHHEGSLAEAEAAYDRIAGFLERAETRLEGVHLADAPAVPEAFAAAMDDDLSVPQALAVLHETVRTGNAALDADDAETLGTAYHQVAAMVEVLGIDPRAAHWSGGGHDTSAGPLAALVERLVQERADARAARDFTAADRVRDDLAAAGITIEDTPSGTRWSIA from the coding sequence GTGACCGTTCGCCTCTACGACTCCCGCGCCGCAGCCGTCGTCGACCTCGTGCCCCTGGTCGACGGACACGTGAGCGTCTACGTCTGTGGTCCGACGGTGCAGTCGTCGCCGCACATCGGGCACCTGCGGTCCGCGCTCGTCTACGACATCTGGCGCCGGTGGCTCACCCACCGCGGGTACCGGGTGACCCTGGTGCGCAACGTCACCGACATCGACGACAAGGTCCTCGACCTGGCCGCCGGCACGGACGAGGAGTGGTTCGCCCGCGCCTACCGGGTCGAGCTCGAGTTCACGGCCGCGTACAACGCCCTCGGCATCCTGCCCCCCACGTACGAACCGCGGGCCACGGCGAGCGTGCCGCAGATGCACGAGATCATCCAGCGCCTCATCGACCGCGGGCACGCCTACGCCGCCGACGACGGCTCGGGTGACGTCTACTTCGACACCGGCAGCTGGGCCGACTACGGAGCGCTCACCCGGCAGCGGCGCGAGGACATGGTCGAGGCCGCCGACGCCGATCCGCGTGGCAAGCGCGACGCCCGTGACTTCGCGCTCTGGAAAGGTGCGAAGCCCGGCGAGCCGTCGACGGCCAACTGGGACTCCCCGTGGGGCGCCGGCCGCCCGGGCTGGCACATCGAGTGCTCGGCGATGTCGCGCCGGTACCTCGGCCCCGCGTTCGACATCCACGGCGGCGGGCTCGACCTGCGCTTCCCGCACCACGAGAACGAGCTGGCGCAGTCCACGGCCGCCGGGGACCCGTTCGCGTCGTACTGGCTGCACAACGGGCTGGTGACGGTCGAGGGGCAGAAGATGTCGAAGTCGCTCGGCAACTCGATCTTCGCCGCGGACTTCCTCGGATCCGCCCGTCCCGCCGTCGTCCGCTACTTCCTCGGTGCCGCCCACTACCGCTCGTCGATCGACCACCACGAGGGGTCCCTGGCCGAGGCCGAGGCGGCGTACGACCGCATCGCCGGGTTCCTCGAGCGCGCCGAGACCCGGCTCGAGGGCGTCCACCTCGCCGACGCCCCGGCCGTGCCCGAGGCCTTCGCCGCAGCCATGGACGACGACCTCTCCGTGCCCCAGGCCTTGGCCGTGCTGCACGAGACCGTGCGCACCGGCAACGCCGCCCTGGACGCCGACGATGCGGAAACGCTCGGGACCGCGTACCATCAGGTGGCTGCGATGGTGGAGGTGCTCGGCATCGACCCGCGAGCCGCCCACTGGTCGGGCGGTGGCCACGACACCTCGGCAGGCCCGCTCGCCGCCCTCGTCGAACGCCTCGTGCAGGAGCGCGCGGACGCCAGGGCAGCACGGGACTTCACCGCGGCCGACCGCGTGCGCGACGACCTCGCCGCCGCGGGCATCACGATCGAGGACACGCCGTCCGGAACACGCTGGAGCATCGCCTGA
- the ispD gene encoding 2-C-methyl-D-erythritol 4-phosphate cytidylyltransferase, whose translation MDRAVVVVAAGSGTRLGIGTAKAFVPVAGSLMLARALEPLFALPSPTLVVVVAPASHLDECRQVVGSVAGAAAAYTAVVPGGTDRHGSVEAGLAVLPDSVTTVLVHDAARCLTPAAQFSRVFEAVAAGDGAGVVPALPVTDTVKRVDGDVVVETVDRAALVGVQTPQGFPLAALRQAYAVSSQSETDDAGVFQAVGGTVRFVPGDADAFKITTPWDLGRAESILRARTEAGAGAGAGAAAGAAAGANPADAVAAVRLGLGVDVHAFDDASPCRVGLLDFPGEPGLSGHSDGDAVAHAVCDALLSAGGLGDIGGRFGTADPQYAGATGDVFVRGAVALLADAGLVPVSVTVQVIGNRPRIGRRRDEMQDALSAVVGAPVAVSGTTTDGLGFTGRGDGLAAIATALVRPS comes from the coding sequence GTGGACCGGGCGGTCGTCGTCGTTGCGGCGGGCTCCGGCACCCGGCTCGGCATCGGGACCGCGAAGGCGTTCGTGCCCGTGGCCGGTTCGCTGATGCTCGCACGGGCGCTCGAACCCCTGTTCGCGTTGCCGTCGCCGACGCTCGTCGTCGTGGTCGCACCGGCGTCGCACCTGGACGAGTGTCGGCAGGTGGTCGGTTCCGTCGCGGGTGCGGCTGCCGCGTACACGGCCGTCGTCCCAGGAGGCACGGATCGCCACGGTTCCGTCGAGGCCGGCCTGGCCGTCCTGCCGGACTCCGTCACCACGGTGCTCGTGCACGACGCGGCGCGGTGCCTCACGCCCGCCGCACAGTTCTCGCGGGTGTTCGAGGCCGTCGCCGCCGGTGACGGTGCGGGTGTCGTGCCGGCGCTCCCCGTCACGGACACGGTGAAGCGGGTCGACGGTGACGTCGTCGTCGAGACCGTCGACCGTGCGGCGCTCGTCGGGGTGCAGACGCCGCAGGGCTTCCCGCTCGCGGCACTGCGGCAGGCCTACGCGGTGTCGTCGCAGTCCGAGACGGACGACGCCGGGGTGTTCCAAGCCGTCGGGGGCACCGTCCGGTTCGTGCCGGGTGACGCCGACGCCTTCAAGATCACGACGCCGTGGGACCTGGGCCGGGCCGAGTCGATCCTGCGGGCGCGGACCGAGGCTGGTGCTGGTGCTGGTGCTGGTGCGGCTGCCGGAGCGGCGGCCGGTGCCAACCCGGCGGACGCTGTCGCCGCGGTCCGCCTCGGGCTCGGCGTCGACGTGCACGCCTTCGACGACGCCTCGCCCTGCCGTGTCGGGCTGCTCGACTTCCCCGGCGAACCCGGCCTCTCCGGGCACAGCGACGGTGACGCGGTGGCGCACGCGGTGTGCGACGCCCTGCTCTCCGCCGGGGGCCTCGGCGACATCGGCGGACGCTTCGGCACCGCTGATCCGCAGTACGCCGGCGCCACGGGCGACGTGTTCGTCCGCGGCGCGGTCGCGCTGCTCGCGGACGCCGGGCTCGTGCCGGTGTCCGTCACCGTGCAGGTCATCGGCAACCGGCCGCGCATCGGTCGTCGCCGCGACGAGATGCAGGACGCCCTGTCCGCGGTCGTCGGCGCGCCCGTCGCCGTGTCCGGCACGACGACCGACGGGCTCGGGTTCACCGGCCGTGGCGACGGGCTCGCGGCGATCGCCACGGCACTCGTGCGTCCCTCCTGA
- a CDS encoding CarD family transcriptional regulator, whose protein sequence is MQFEVGETVVYPHHGAATISEVKTRVIKGEEKVYLKLRVTQGDLTIEVPADNVDLVGVRDVIGKEGLDKVFEVLRAPFTEEPTNWSRRYKANLEKLASGDVIKVSEVVRDLWRRDQDRGLSAGEKRMLAKARQILISELALAEKTDEDKASTVLDEVLAS, encoded by the coding sequence ATGCAATTCGAGGTCGGCGAGACCGTCGTCTACCCCCATCACGGGGCGGCAACCATCTCTGAAGTCAAGACTCGCGTCATCAAGGGCGAGGAAAAGGTCTACCTGAAACTGCGGGTGACGCAGGGTGACCTGACGATCGAGGTCCCGGCGGACAACGTCGACCTGGTCGGCGTCCGCGACGTGATCGGCAAGGAAGGACTCGACAAGGTCTTCGAGGTCCTCCGGGCGCCGTTCACGGAAGAGCCCACCAACTGGTCACGCCGCTACAAGGCGAACCTCGAGAAGCTCGCTTCCGGTGACGTCATCAAGGTGTCCGAGGTCGTCCGCGACCTCTGGCGGCGCGATCAGGACCGCGGGCTCTCCGCGGGTGAGAAGCGGATGCTGGCCAAGGCCCGGCAGATCCTGATCTCCGAGCTCGCGCTGGCCGAGAAGACCGACGAGGACAAGGCATCGACCGTCCTCGACGAGGTCCTGGCTTCCTGA
- a CDS encoding response regulator transcription factor has protein sequence MTKILIVDDEPALSEPLEFLLQREGYETSVAADGVTALSKFDAENPDLVLLDLMLPGLSGTEVCRQIRTRSNAPIIMLTAKDSEVDIVVGLELGADDYVTKPYSTRELLARIRAVLRRRTEDDPADSGILQVGGIRMDVERHTVSVDGSETPMPLKEFELLELLLRNAGRVLTRGQLIDRVWGSDYFGDTKTLDVHIKRIRSKIERVPSTPEILVTVRGLGYRIEA, from the coding sequence GTGACCAAGATCCTCATCGTCGACGACGAGCCGGCCCTGAGCGAGCCCCTGGAGTTCCTGCTGCAGCGTGAGGGGTACGAGACCTCCGTCGCTGCCGACGGTGTGACCGCGCTGTCGAAGTTCGACGCGGAGAACCCCGACCTGGTGCTCCTCGACCTCATGCTGCCGGGCCTGAGCGGCACCGAGGTGTGCCGGCAGATCCGGACCCGCTCGAACGCACCGATCATCATGCTGACCGCGAAGGACTCGGAGGTGGACATCGTCGTCGGGCTCGAGCTCGGCGCCGACGACTACGTGACGAAGCCGTACTCGACCCGGGAGCTCCTCGCCCGGATCCGTGCCGTGCTCCGTCGCCGCACCGAGGACGACCCGGCGGACAGCGGCATCCTGCAGGTCGGTGGCATCCGCATGGACGTCGAGCGGCACACGGTGTCGGTCGACGGGTCCGAGACCCCGATGCCGCTCAAGGAGTTCGAGCTCCTCGAGCTGCTGCTCCGGAACGCCGGCCGAGTGCTGACCCGCGGGCAGCTCATCGACCGGGTGTGGGGTTCCGACTACTTCGGCGACACCAAGACCCTCGACGTGCACATCAAGCGCATCCGCTCGAAGATCGAGCGGGTCCCGTCGACCCCCGAGATCCTGGTGACGGTGCGCGGTCTCGGGTACCGCATCGAGGCCTGA